A single window of Zootoca vivipara chromosome 17, rZooViv1.1, whole genome shotgun sequence DNA harbors:
- the OAZ3 gene encoding LOW QUALITY PROTEIN: ornithine decarboxylase antizyme 3 (The sequence of the model RefSeq protein was modified relative to this genomic sequence to represent the inferred CDS: deleted 1 base in 1 codon), whose product MIIIKFTDALDAGAVGLCARRMGKGGSNWGPAQKPGDKHRLRYRRKMTPSGKSSNLTQCESLSIRPRYCPQCSEFVGGCPDRRRSLEGDEASLKEVYKAGNLTVFAGERQRPDQPVQLDFHFAHGSQGVSHWHGLLQARTVFLDTPHLALDCNSRESLTATLEYVEENTEADQVLVNFHKSRRDRGDLLRAFGFLGFKLMQPDHPSLPPWEDVIFMAYPMERELYQPEENEKWRT is encoded by the exons ATGATCATCATTAAATTTACTGATGCCCTTGACGCCGGTGCGGTTGGGCTATGTGCCCGCAGGATGGGCAAAGGGGGCAGCAACTGGGGCCCAGCACAGAAGCCTGGCGA CAAGCACCGCCTTAGATATCGGCGGAAAATGACGCCCAGTGGCAAGAG CTCAAACCTTACCCAATGTGAGAGCTTGAGTATCCGGCCCCGTTACTGCCCGCAGTGCTCC GAGTTCGTGGGCGGCTGCCCAGACAGGAGAAGGAGCCTCGAAGGAGACGAGGCGAGCCTTAAAGAGGTATATAAG GCTGGGAATCTCACTGTTTTCGCCGGCGAGCGCCAACGTCCCGACCAGCCGGTACAGTTGGACTTCCATTTTGCCCACGGCAGCCAGGGGGTCAGCCACTGGCACGGCCTCCTCCAGGCACGCACGGTTTTCCTCGACACGCCTCACCTTGCCCTGGACTGCAACAGCCGCGAGAG CCTGACTGCAACGCTGGAATACGTGGAAGAAAACACAGAGGCGGACCAGGTGCTTGTTAACTTCCACAAGTCCCGACGGGACAggg GAGACTTGCTACGAGCCTTTGGCTTCTTGGGTTTCAAGCTCATGCAGCCGGatcacccttcccttcccccctgggAGGACGTCATCTTCATGGCTTACCCCATGGAACGAGAACTTTACCAACCGGAGGAGAATGAGAAGTGGAGGACCTGA